In the genome of Raphanus sativus cultivar WK10039 chromosome 4, ASM80110v3, whole genome shotgun sequence, one region contains:
- the LOC108848858 gene encoding LOW QUALITY PROTEIN: dof zinc finger protein DOF2.1 (The sequence of the model RefSeq protein was modified relative to this genomic sequence to represent the inferred CDS: inserted 1 base in 1 codon), with product MDPQQEMSNETLETILASSTKGTNYKNIKKMEEEMKKKQGKGELGGEAQKCPRCESPNTKFCYYNNYSLSQPRYFCKSCRRYWTKGGTLRNVPVGGGCRRNKRSSSFSKNINKPINFHNDPLHNPLITGMPSSFGYDSIDLNLAFAALHKQSPSQATPSFGFGGDVSIYGNSTNTHSGVLGNGLNFGGRNGNFNSGSXWYGFMSGNENESKTTSSLGISLEGNERKQENVNNNNNILENPSKVLLGFPWQMTGNSAGGVPEIDLGRESWNGLVSSWNNGLFNTPLV from the exons GAAATGTCAAATGAGACATTGGAAACTATATTGGCAAGCTCAACAAAAGGAACCAAttacaaaaacattaaaaaaatggaagaggaaatgaagaagaagcaaggaAAAGGAGAACTAGGAGGTGAAGCGCAAAAATGTCCAAGATGTGAATCTCCAAACACAAAGTTTTGTTACTACAACAACTATAGTCTTTCTCAACCTCGTTACTTCTGCAAATCTTGTCGGAGATATTGGACTAAAGGTGGTACTCTCCGTAACGTCCCCGTGGGTGGTGGCTGCCGTCGAAACAAACGATCTTCATCTTTCTCCAAGAACATCAATAAGCCTATCAATTTTCACAACGATCCACTTCACAATCCTTTAATTACGGGAATGCCATCTTCCTTTGGATATGACTCCATTGATCTCAACCTTGCTTTCGCAGCTCTTCATAAACAATCCCCTTCTCAGGCTACACCTTCTTTTGGGTTTGGAGGTGATGTTTCTATTTATGGAAACTCGACAAACACACACTCTGGTGTGTTAGGAAACGGGTTGAACTTTGGAGGGCGAAACGGTAATTTCAACAGTGGTA TTTGGTATGGTTTCATGTCCGGAAATGAAAATGAAAGCAAGACAACTTCGTCTTTGGGGATTTCTCTGGAGGGAAACGAGAGAAAGCAAGAGAAtgtgaacaacaacaacaatatcTTAGAGAATCCAAGCAAGGTTTTATTGGGGTTTCCATGGCAAATGACCGGGAATTCTGCTGGAGGTGTACCGGAGATTGATCTGGGAAGGGAAAGCTGGAATGGGTTGGTTTCATCTTGGAACAATGGTTTATTTAACACTCCTTTGGTCTAG